One genomic window of Arachis hypogaea cultivar Tifrunner chromosome 8, arahy.Tifrunner.gnm2.J5K5, whole genome shotgun sequence includes the following:
- the LOC112707395 gene encoding MLO-like protein 11: MSDSVQEARSLALTPTWSVATVLTIFVAVSLLVERSIHRLSNWLRKTNRKPLLAALEKMKEELMLLGFISLLLTATSRIIANICLPSKFYNSAFAPCTRSEIDEEMEDNGSEGRKLLMAFAYPSLTRRMLKGMNRSSCKEGYEPFVSYEGLEQLHRFIFVMAITHISYSCLTMLLAIVKIHSWRVWEDEAHMDQHGSLAVITRELTMRRQSSFVKVHTSNPMARNSFLVWVTCFFRQFGRSVVRADYLTLRKGFILNHNLTLKYDFHSYMVRSMEEEFQRIVGVSGLLWGFVVAFMLFNIKGSNLYFWIAIIPVSLVLLVGTKLQHVIATLALENAGITGYFSGSKLRPRDELFWFNKPELLLSLIHFILFQNAFELASFFWFWWQFGYNSCFIRNHMLVYLRLILGFAGQFLCSYSTLPLYALVTQMGTNYKAALIPQRIRETIHGWGKAARRKRRHGMFADDSTIHTDTSTVLSLEEDDRMVDIPETGTDHVTGTEVELQPVAAATATPSPPAANEASSRAATPLLRPSASISSSGPFSLRAESIPRCSSMPMPSGR, from the exons ATGTCGGATAGTGTGCAAGAAGCGCGGTCGCTTGCCTTGACTCCTACATGGTCTGTTGCCACTGTGTTGACCATCTTTGTTGCTGTCTCTTTGCTTGTGGAGCGCTCCATTCACAGATTAAGTAAC TGGCTGCGGAAAACTAATCGAAAACCATTGCTTGCTGCTTTGGAGAAGATGAAAGAAG AGTTGATGTTGCTTGGATTCATATCACTCCTACTAACAGCTACCTCAAGAATTATAGCCAATATTTGCCTTCCATCAAAGTTCTACAACAGTGCTTTTGCTCCATGCACAAGATCTGAGATCGATGAAGAAATGGAAGATAATGGCTCTGAAGGACGTAAATTATTGATGGCTTTTGCTTATCCAAGCTTAACTCGGAGGATGCTGAAGGGCATGAATAGAAGCTCCTGCAAAGAG GGTTATGAACCATTCGTGTCATATGAAGGTCTAGAGCAATTGCACCGGTTTATTTTTGTCATGGCAATAACACATATATCTTACAGTTGCCTGACGATGTTGTTAGCAATTGTGAAG ATTCATAGTTGGAGAGTGTGGGAGGATGAGGCTCATATGGATCAGCATGGATCTTTGGCAG TAATCACAAGAGAGTTGACAATGCGAAGACAATCATCCTTTGTCAAGGTTCATACATCAAATCCAATGGCCAGAAATAGTTTCCTCGTTTGGGTG ACATGTTTTTTCCGACAATTCGGCCGTTCGGTGGTTCGTGCTGACTACCTTACACTTCGCAAAGGATTTATCTTG AATCACAACCTCACACTAAAATATGATTTTCACAGCTATATGGTTCGATCTATGGAAGAGGAATTCCAAAGGATAGTTGGTGTGAG TGGCTTACTCTGGGGATTTGTTGTTGCTTTCATGCTTTTCAACATTAAAG GATCAAATCTCTATTTCTGGATAGCTATCATTCCTGTCTCG CTTGTTCTTTTGGTGGGAACAAAGCTCCAGCATGTTATTGCAACGTTGGCATTGGAGAATGCCGGAATAACTGGTTACTTCTCGGGATCAAAGTTGAGGCCTCGCGACGAACTTTTCTGGTTCAATAAGCCTGAACTATTGCTATCCTTGATCCACTTCATTCTCTTCCAA AATGCGTTTGAATTGGCTTCATTCTTTTGGTTCTGG TGGCAGTTTGGTTATAATTCCTGCTTTATCAGGAATCACATGCTTGTGTACTTAAGGCTAATCTTAGG GTTTGCAGGACAGTTTCTCTGCAGTTACAGTACCTTGCCACTCTATGCGCTCGTTACACAG ATGGGAACAAACTATAAGGCTGCATTGATTCCACAGAGGATAAGGGAGACAATCCATGGATGGGGCAAGGCAGctaggagaaagagaaggcatgGTATGTTTGCCGATGATTCCACCATTCACACGGACACGAGCACTGTACTATCTCTCGAAGAAGACGATAGAATGGTCGATATCCCTGAAACTGGTACTGACCATGTCACTGGAACTGAAGTAGAATTACAACCCGTAGCAGCTGCTACGGCTACTCCTTCGCCGCCAGCTGCAAATGAAGCCTCAAGTAGGGCTGCTACACCACTCCTTCGACCATCGGCTTCAATATCTTCGTCGGGACCATTCAGTTTGAGAGCAGAATCTATTCCAAGATGTTCTTCTATGCCAATGCCAAGTGGAAGGTAA
- the LOC112707394 gene encoding nuclear/nucleolar GTPase 2, with amino-acid sequence MAKKKEKKVNVSGKPKHSLDVNRNNGAATKENTRSASTVRRLKMYNTRPVRDRKGKILSHDLQSKDLPATRIQPDRRWFGNTRVVNQKELEVFREELQSRMSSNYNVILREKKLPLSLLSDHQKQAKVHLLDREPFANAFGPKTTRKRPTLLAADYESFVKKADGSQEAFEQKFGASGSSDANEEDGFRDLVRHNMFEKGQSKRIWGELYKVIDSSDVVVQVLDARDPQGTRCYHLERHLKEHCKHKHMILLLNKCDLLPAWATKGWLRVLSKEYPTLAFHASINKSFGKGSLLSVLRQFSRLKSDKQAISVGFVGYPNVGKSSVINTLRTKNVCKVAPIPGETKVWQYITLTKRIFLIDCPGVVYQNKDSETDVVLKGVVRVTNLQDAADHIGEVLKRVKKEHLKRAYRINEWVDENDFLLQLCKSTGKLLKGGEPDLMTAAKMILHDWQRGKIPFFVPPPRLDDLPEETNVNGVDIDEAVDANQASAAMKAIANVLSSQQQRNVPVQKDLYNETELQGETADQLQNMEDNSDEENSTSDSDTSEQDPATDAPPEKLPST; translated from the exons ATggcgaagaagaaggagaagaaagtgaACGTGTCCGGGAAGCCGAAACACTCCCTGGACGTGAACCGCAACAATGGCGCCGCCACCAAGGAAAACACCCGCTCCGCCTCCACCGTCCGCCGCCTCAAGATGTACAACACGAGGCCCGTCCGAGACCGCAAGGGCAAGATCCTCAGCCACGATCTGCAGTCCAAGGACCTGCCCGCTACTCGCATCCAGCCTGACCGCCGCTGGTTCG GTAACACTCGCGTGGTGAATCAGAAAGAGCTTGAGGTCTTCAGGGAAGAGCTGCAAAGCCGAATGTCAAGTAACTACAATGTTATTCTGAGGGAGAAGAAGCTTCCCTTGTCGCTCCTCAGCGATCACCAGAAG CAAGCAAAGGTTCACCTTCTTGATAGAGAGCCTTTCGCGAATGCATTTGGGCCAAAGACTACGAGAAAGCGCCCAACCCTCTTGGCTGCTGATTACGAGTCCTTCGTTAAGAAAGCTGATGGTTCTCAAG AGGCTTTTGAACAGAAGTTTGGTGCTAGTGGATCTTCAGATGCTAATGAAGAAGATGGATTTAGGGACTTAGTGCGGCATAATATGTTTGAAAAAGGTCAAAGTAAACGTATTTGGGGTGAACTCTACAAGGTCATTGATTCTTCTGATGTTGTTGTCCAG GTTCTAGATGCTAGGGATCCACAAGGCACAAGATGTTACCATTTAGAGAGGCATTTGAAGGAACATTGCAAGCACAAACATATGATTCTTTTATTGAACAAG tgTGATCTACTTCCTGCTTGGGCTACAAAAGGATGGCTTAGAGTTTTGTCAAAAGAATATCCAACTCTAGCATTCCATGCAAGCATTAATAAGTCCTTTGGAAAG GGTTCACTTCTATCAGTTCTAAGACAATTCTCTCGATTGAAAAGTGACAAGCAAGCTATATCTGTTGGATTTGTTGGATATCCAAATGTTGGAAAATCTTCAGTGATCAATACATTGCGTACAAAAAAT GTCTGCAAGGTTGCTCCAATTCCAGGGGAAACAAAAGTCTGGCAGTATATAACACTTACAAAGAGGATCTTTTTGATTGATTGTCCAGGAGTTGTTTACCAAAACAAGGACTCTGAAACAGATGTTGTCCTTAAGGGCGTG GTACGtgttacaaacttgcaagatgcTGCAGACCATATAGGTGAGGTCTTGAAACGTGTGAAGAAGGAGCACCTGAAAAGAGCGTATAGAATAAATGAGTG GGTGGATGAAAATGACTTCCTACTTCAGCTTTGTAAATCAACGGGAAAACTTCTTAAG GGTGGGGAGCCTGACCTGATGACCGCAGCAAAGATGATTCTTCATGATTGGCAGAGGGGAAAGATACCATTTTTTGTTCCTCCTCCACGACTAGATGACTTACCTGAGGAAACCAATGTCAATGGTGTAGACATAGATGAAGCAGTTGATGCCAACCAGGCATCTGCAGCTATGAAAGCTATTGCAAATGTTCTATCATCCCAACAACAAAGAAATGTGCCTGTTCAAAAGGACTTATACAATGAGACTGAGTTGCAAGGAGAAACAGCCGACCAACTTCAAAATATGGAGGATAATTCAGACGAAGAGAACTCAACGTCTGACAGTGACACATCTGAGCAGGATCCAGCTACTGATGCCCCACCTGAGAAGCTTCCTTCTACATAG